From the genome of Streptomyces spinoverrucosus:
CCGCATCCCCCGCACCAGCCAGGAGCAGTGGGCCAAGCTCCCCCGCATCCCGCTGAAGGAACTGCGCCCCGGCGACCTGGTGATCTACTTCCGCGACGCCACGCACGTGGCGATGTACCTGGGCAAGGGCAAGGTCGTCCACGCCCCCCGCACCGGCGAGAAGATCAAGGTCGCCCCGCTGGCGAATCACCCGATCCTGGGCGCGGTAAGACCGGATGAGAGGCGCCCCAAAGGGGCGCGGGGAACTGCGCGAGCAACCACGGACAGCACGCAGCGACCAAAGACCCCGCACCCCAACGGCGACCAGGCCGGCGATGTGAGATAATCCGCGGCCTCCTCCGGAACAACGAAGAAACCACCCATCAGGCCGGGGTGTTCTCTTCGTTCCAGGGCCTGTCCGACGGGTCGCGCCACCGACCCCGCACCCGACAGCACTGTCACCCGAATGGCCCAACATAACGCGCCACCCACATGGGTGAACATCAAGCTGATTAGTGCCCCAACCGAGGCAATCCGTGAAAGGCGAACCAAATGCGTATTCGACGAATTCTCGCCGCCGTCATCGCCACGGCAGCCTTCGCCGGGCTCGGCCTCACAGGCGCCGCCACCGCCACCGCCACCGCCGAACAGGGTGCCCCATCGGTCGTCACCCCGTCTGAGTGCAGGCAGGGCGGCGGAACGCCCGATCTGACGGAAAACCGCTGCAAGGGCGGTACGTACGACGGGGAGCAGATCGACTGAACCCCACAAGGCGCCCCGCAGCAACCCGCCGCGGGGCGCTCCCGCGCGAGCGTAGTCGGCCCCGGTGCGGCCGGGGCCGTCTGTGGGCCGTGCGAGGGCGGCCGACGTCGACCGACAACGACCGAGGACGACGGCCGCAGCCCAGGTCAGAGGGCCGTCAGGCGCCAGCGACCGAGGCCAGGTAGGCGGCGGTCTTCTCCGGCTCGTAGAAGAAGTTCTCGAAGTCCGCCGGATCGTTGAACCCATTGGCGAAACGATCAGCCGCCGGCTGAAGCTGACCGGCCGCGCCGATCAGGTTGAGGATGTGCTCCGGCGGCGGAGCCAGCATGGCGTTCGTCCACTTGGTGACGTGCTGGGCGGTGGCCCAGTAGCGGTCGAACGTCTGCTGCATCCAGGCCTCGTCGAACGGCTTGTCGCCGTGTTCCACGATCGAGGCGAGGTACGAAGCGGCGCACTTGGACGCCGAGTTGGAGCCCTGGCCGGTGATCGGGTCGTTGGCGACCACCACGTCGGCGACCCCGAGCACCAGGCCGCCGCCGGGCAGTCGGCCGATGGGGTTGCGGACGGTCGGGGCGTAGCGGCCGGAGAGGGTGCCGTTCGCGTCGGTCAGTTCGACCTTGGTGGCCCGCGCGTACTCCCACGGCAGGAACTTCTCCATGAGTTCCAGGGTCAGGGAGAGGTGCTCCGCGGGGTCCTTGACGCCGTTGAAGACGTCCAGCGGGCCGCCGGGTATGCCCTCCCAGAACAGGATGTCGGCGCGGCCGGAGGTGGTGTACGTCGGCATCACGAACAGCTCGCCGACGCCGGGCACCAGGTTGCAGCGCACCGCCTCGAACTCCGGGTGCTCCGGGCGCGGGCCGAGGCCGTGCACGTAGGCCACGGCGAGGGCGCGCTGCGGTTCGCTGTACGGGGAGCGCTCGGGGTCGCGGGCGAACATCTGCACGAGCTCGCCCTTGCCCGCCGAGACCAGCACCAGGTCGTACGTACGGGAGAAGTAGTCGAGGTCGCCGACCGCCGCGCCGTGGATGACCAGCTGGCCGCCGCGCTGCGCGAACGTCTCCATCCAGCCGGCCATCTTCACCCGCTGGTCCACCGACTGGGCGTACCCGTCCAGCTTGCCCACCCAGTCGATCGCCCGCTGCGAGGGGCCGGGGTCGAAGGATCCGGGGGCCGCGACCGAGACGCCGAGTCCCTCGATCTTCGGGGCCTGGGACTCCCAGAAGTTCAGCTTCAGATCGCGCTCGTGCTCCAGGGCCGTGTGGAACATGCACTGCGTCGACATGACCCGGCCGGAGCGGATCTCGTCCGCCGTCCGGTTCGACATCAGGGTGACCTCGTACCCCTGCGACTGGAGTCCGAGGGCGAGCTGGAGTCCGGACTGACCGGCTCCGACGACGAGTATCTTCCGCATGCGGGTGGT
Proteins encoded in this window:
- a CDS encoding styrene monooxygenase/indole monooxygenase family protein; this translates as MRKILVVGAGQSGLQLALGLQSQGYEVTLMSNRTADEIRSGRVMSTQCMFHTALEHERDLKLNFWESQAPKIEGLGVSVAAPGSFDPGPSQRAIDWVGKLDGYAQSVDQRVKMAGWMETFAQRGGQLVIHGAAVGDLDYFSRTYDLVLVSAGKGELVQMFARDPERSPYSEPQRALAVAYVHGLGPRPEHPEFEAVRCNLVPGVGELFVMPTYTTSGRADILFWEGIPGGPLDVFNGVKDPAEHLSLTLELMEKFLPWEYARATKVELTDANGTLSGRYAPTVRNPIGRLPGGGLVLGVADVVVANDPITGQGSNSASKCAASYLASIVEHGDKPFDEAWMQQTFDRYWATAQHVTKWTNAMLAPPPEHILNLIGAAGQLQPAADRFANGFNDPADFENFFYEPEKTAAYLASVAGA